Proteins from a genomic interval of Nostoc sp. TCL240-02:
- a CDS encoding saccharopine dehydrogenase family protein, whose protein sequence is MTDRVLILGGRGRIGSSVAQDLATHTQAQITITGRSAEFGKAVSLSSGGQVQFLVLDLAEVDKLRDAIANSNLVIHCAGPFHYRDTNVLETCIAEGVNYVDVSDHRSYTSKALNYHEKAATAGVTAIINTGIFPGISNSMVRQGVEQFDKPEKIHLSYLVSGSGGAGITVMRTTFLGLQYPFETWIDGKWEIIKPYSEREVVKFPPPYGPSGVYWFDMPETFTLPKAFPSVKTVITKFGSIPDFYNHLTWIAAHIFPKWLMQRRYMIEFLSHVSHSMTDVTNNFTGIGVAVRSEVTGQKDGETAVYCSTVVHENTAIASGCGTGSIAQLLLEGKLNKPGVFAVEEALPTDLFEEVMQSRGIKINHSWL, encoded by the coding sequence ATGACAGACAGAGTTTTAATTCTTGGTGGACGGGGGCGGATTGGTAGCAGTGTTGCTCAGGATCTAGCTACCCATACGCAAGCTCAAATTACGATTACTGGACGTTCTGCGGAGTTTGGGAAGGCTGTTAGCTTGTCTTCAGGCGGACAAGTGCAGTTTTTGGTCTTGGACTTGGCAGAAGTTGACAAGTTGCGAGATGCGATCGCAAACTCTAACTTAGTCATCCATTGTGCTGGGCCATTTCACTATCGAGATACTAATGTTCTCGAAACCTGTATTGCTGAAGGCGTTAACTATGTAGATGTTAGCGACCATCGTTCTTATACTAGTAAAGCTCTCAATTATCATGAAAAAGCTGCTACTGCTGGTGTGACAGCAATTATTAATACTGGCATTTTTCCTGGTATTTCTAACAGCATGGTACGTCAAGGTGTTGAACAATTTGATAAACCAGAAAAGATCCATTTAAGTTATTTAGTTTCGGGTTCTGGCGGTGCTGGCATTACAGTGATGCGGACAACTTTTCTAGGGTTGCAGTATCCTTTTGAGACTTGGATAGATGGAAAATGGGAGATCATCAAGCCTTATAGTGAAAGAGAAGTAGTTAAGTTTCCGCCTCCCTATGGGCCTAGTGGAGTTTATTGGTTTGATATGCCAGAAACTTTTACATTGCCCAAAGCTTTCCCATCAGTAAAAACTGTAATTACTAAGTTTGGCTCTATTCCCGATTTTTATAATCACCTAACTTGGATTGCGGCACACATTTTTCCCAAGTGGTTAATGCAGCGCCGTTACATGATTGAATTTTTATCTCATGTTAGCCATTCGATGACAGATGTGACTAACAATTTTACTGGAATTGGTGTAGCGGTTCGTTCAGAAGTAACAGGGCAAAAAGATGGGGAAACCGCCGTTTATTGTTCAACTGTAGTGCATGAAAATACAGCGATAGCTTCTGGTTGTGGCACAGGTAGTATTGCCCAATTATTGCTAGAAGGTAAACTCAATAAACCAGGTGTTTTTGCTGTGGAAGAAGCACTCCCAACAGATTTATTTGAAGAAGTAATGCAAAGTCGAGGAATTAAAATTAATCACAGTTGGTTATGA
- the crtD gene encoding C-3',4' desaturase CrtD has translation MSSKPLDKSNSHVIIIGAGIGGLTAGALLAHRGYSVLILDQALVPGGCASTFKRQGFTFDVGATQVAGLEPGGIHHRIFSELSIDLPAATPCDPACAVYLPGESTPINVWRDQEKWQEERQKQFPGSEPFWQLMATLFDASWEFQGRDPVLPPRNLWDLWQLTQAVRPSTLITVPFTLFTVGDALRLCGLGNDQRLRTFLDLQLKLYSQVDAENTALLYAATALSVSQLPQGLFHLQGSMQVLSDRLVQSLERDGGKLLMRHTVEQIKVENGKVTAVVIRNQKTGEVWTEAADHIVSNVTVQNLVQLLGEQAPSGYKNRVEKLPQASGAFVVYLGVDASAIPAGCPPHLQFLYDVNGPIGENNSLFVSVSHPGDGRAPEGKATIIASSFVDPAQWWETENYEELKEKFTQEAIARLAQYFYLKPETIIHQEAATPRTFAHFTARDRGIVGGIGQRIPTFGPFGFANRTPIQNLWLVGDSTHPGEGTAGVSYSALTVVRQIESQM, from the coding sequence ATGTCCAGTAAACCTCTTGACAAAAGTAACTCTCATGTCATTATTATCGGTGCCGGAATAGGTGGACTGACTGCTGGAGCATTATTAGCTCATAGAGGTTACAGCGTCTTAATTTTAGATCAAGCCCTCGTACCAGGAGGCTGTGCTTCAACCTTTAAACGCCAAGGATTTACCTTTGATGTGGGTGCAACTCAGGTTGCGGGGTTGGAACCAGGGGGAATTCACCACCGCATTTTCTCAGAATTGTCAATAGATTTACCCGCAGCAACGCCTTGCGATCCTGCTTGTGCGGTGTATTTACCTGGGGAAAGCACACCAATTAATGTCTGGCGCGACCAAGAGAAATGGCAAGAGGAACGACAAAAACAGTTTCCTGGTAGCGAACCCTTTTGGCAATTGATGGCAACTTTGTTTGATGCCAGTTGGGAATTTCAAGGACGCGATCCAGTTCTACCACCACGTAATTTATGGGATCTGTGGCAGCTAACGCAAGCGGTACGTCCCAGTACATTAATTACCGTCCCCTTCACTTTGTTTACGGTGGGAGATGCTTTACGTTTATGTGGACTGGGAAATGACCAGCGATTGAGGACTTTTTTGGATTTGCAACTGAAGCTATACTCCCAGGTGGATGCAGAGAATACAGCATTACTTTATGCAGCCACAGCGTTGAGTGTATCCCAACTGCCCCAAGGATTGTTTCACCTCCAGGGAAGTATGCAAGTATTAAGCGATCGCTTGGTACAATCCTTAGAAAGAGATGGCGGCAAATTGTTGATGCGCCACACTGTAGAACAAATCAAAGTAGAAAACGGTAAAGTTACTGCTGTTGTCATTAGAAATCAGAAAACTGGCGAAGTTTGGACAGAAGCAGCCGACCATATAGTTAGTAACGTCACCGTGCAAAACTTGGTGCAGTTATTGGGAGAACAAGCGCCATCTGGATATAAAAACCGGGTGGAAAAACTACCCCAAGCATCGGGTGCGTTTGTGGTGTATTTGGGTGTAGATGCTAGCGCGATTCCGGCTGGGTGTCCTCCCCACCTGCAATTTTTGTATGATGTTAATGGCCCTATTGGCGAGAATAATTCCCTATTTGTTTCCGTCAGTCATCCTGGAGACGGCCGCGCACCGGAGGGGAAAGCGACAATTATCGCTTCTTCATTTGTCGATCCTGCACAGTGGTGGGAGACTGAAAATTATGAAGAACTAAAAGAAAAGTTTACCCAAGAAGCGATCGCTCGTCTTGCCCAATACTTCTATCTCAAACCAGAAACGATTATTCATCAAGAAGCCGCAACACCGCGCACCTTTGCCCATTTCACAGCCCGCGATCGCGGTATAGTTGGCGGTATTGGTCAAAGAATTCCTACCTTTGGCCCTTTCGGGTTTGCCAATCGCACACCCATCCAGAATTTGTGGTTAGTTGGTGACTCTACCCATCCCGGCGAAGGTACTGCTGGAGTGAGTTATTCGGCGCTAACAGTAGTCAGGCAAATTGAATCGCAAATGTAG